In the genome of Mucisphaera calidilacus, one region contains:
- a CDS encoding LacI family DNA-binding transcriptional regulator — translation MSIVDVAKLAGLSHTTVSRVINHQPGVSASTVKKVQQAMRQLGYTPPARRRGPQPRHRRNIRTGNIALLMFGTDAAPMIAPVAAAVTHYLEEHLGRHDLNLSIGQVKSDGRIPSAVANGRVDGLILHGRPPSPEVAAKLMRFPSVWIMSPRSRTGYWGDRVCPDNSAIGRIAAEYLIGRGHDRISMLEIETAHLGFRERAMAFCETAEEHNVSTELITVPDQDDSQAQGSPMRPAMINALIDRFVALEDRPSGLFVPLGQATLAVYEALRMRGIEPGGQVTVVACDNDPTLAGLNPRLATVDVRPDRIGQLAVEQLLLRMDKASPHARTQVLVEPSLVTPPVPEEPRIPASEITTSNGVRTPSFA, via the coding sequence ATGTCGATCGTGGACGTCGCCAAACTCGCAGGACTCTCACACACCACGGTGTCGCGGGTGATCAATCACCAGCCGGGCGTCTCCGCCTCCACCGTCAAGAAAGTCCAGCAGGCCATGCGGCAGCTCGGCTACACGCCGCCCGCCCGCCGCCGAGGCCCCCAGCCACGCCACCGCCGCAACATCCGCACCGGCAACATCGCCCTGCTCATGTTCGGCACCGACGCCGCGCCCATGATCGCACCCGTCGCCGCCGCGGTCACCCACTACCTCGAAGAGCACCTCGGCCGGCACGACCTCAACCTCAGCATCGGCCAGGTCAAGAGCGACGGACGCATCCCCTCCGCCGTCGCCAACGGCCGCGTCGACGGCCTCATCCTTCACGGCAGGCCCCCAAGCCCCGAGGTCGCCGCCAAGCTCATGCGTTTCCCCTCCGTCTGGATCATGAGCCCACGGAGCCGCACCGGATACTGGGGCGACCGCGTCTGCCCGGACAACTCCGCCATCGGCCGCATCGCCGCCGAGTACCTCATCGGCCGCGGCCACGACCGCATCTCGATGCTCGAGATCGAAACGGCCCACCTCGGCTTCCGCGAACGCGCCATGGCCTTCTGCGAGACCGCCGAAGAACACAACGTCAGCACCGAACTCATCACCGTGCCCGATCAGGACGACTCTCAGGCCCAGGGCTCGCCCATGCGGCCCGCGATGATCAACGCCCTGATCGACCGCTTCGTCGCCCTCGAAGACCGGCCCAGCGGACTCTTCGTCCCGCTCGGTCAAGCCACCCTCGCCGTCTACGAAGCCCTCCGCATGCGTGGCATCGAGCCGGGCGGCCAGGTCACCGTCGTCGCCTGCGACAACGACCCGACCCTCGCCGGACTCAACCCCAGGCTCGCCACCGTTGACGTCCGCCCCGACCGCATCGGCCAGCTCGCCGTCGAGCAGCTCCTGCTGCGGATGGACAAGGCGTCGCCGCACGCGAGGACCCAGGTGCTCGTCGAGCCTTCGCTCGTCACACCCCCCGTCCCCGAAGAGCCCAGGATCCCTGCTTCTGAAATCACAACCAGCAACGGGGTGCGTACCCCGTCGTTTGCCTGA
- a CDS encoding type II secretion system protein: protein MLRTRQGFTLIELLVVISIIALLIGILLPALGAARSTARTMSCNSNLRQIGIAHQIYGVNNNGNIVPYAKLPDDLNQSDVLWFEMLAETMMGAKRDADGNRDQFMRETFACPAFDFSRAEEYQIDFGGGTSKIGFGMNLDLHRDSIYWREAGLVGAEKFKYTSGYIPVATRLENAQGDPNYPSVNGFWKYENIPSQSNWILNGDSFEQHLKVRGDAGGSSGTGEIYFQKAQGSVDYEQLKRWESGEPDRHGSGEGNQRANYVFADGHASTLGKEEAAFTLADPLNKYQPVYDEDEGG from the coding sequence ATGCTGCGCACACGCCAAGGCTTCACACTCATCGAACTGCTGGTGGTGATCTCCATCATCGCCCTGCTGATCGGCATCCTGCTCCCCGCTCTCGGTGCCGCACGCAGCACCGCCCGAACCATGTCGTGCAACAGCAATCTCCGACAGATCGGCATCGCACACCAGATCTATGGCGTCAACAACAACGGCAACATCGTTCCCTACGCCAAGCTGCCCGACGACCTCAACCAATCTGATGTCTTGTGGTTCGAGATGCTCGCCGAGACCATGATGGGTGCGAAACGCGACGCCGACGGCAACCGTGATCAATTCATGCGCGAAACCTTTGCCTGTCCCGCTTTTGATTTTTCCCGTGCAGAGGAATACCAGATCGATTTCGGTGGCGGCACAAGCAAGATCGGCTTTGGCATGAACCTCGACCTGCACCGCGACAGCATCTACTGGCGCGAGGCAGGACTTGTCGGTGCCGAGAAATTCAAATACACCAGCGGTTACATCCCCGTGGCAACGAGACTCGAAAACGCGCAAGGTGATCCAAACTACCCCAGCGTCAATGGCTTCTGGAAGTACGAGAATATCCCCAGCCAGAGCAACTGGATCCTCAACGGCGACAGCTTCGAGCAACATCTCAAGGTACGCGGTGATGCGGGCGGCAGCAGTGGTACTGGCGAGATCTATTTTCAAAAGGCACAGGGCTCGGTTGATTATGAGCAACTCAAGCGATGGGAGTCAGGCGAGCCCGACCGCCACGGCTCCGGCGAAGGCAACCAGCGTGCCAACTATGTCTTTGCTGATGGACACGCCTCGACACTTGGTAAGGAAGAAGCTGCCTTTACTCTCGCCGATCCACTTAACAAGTACCAGCCTGTCTATGACGAAGACGAGGGTGGCTGA
- a CDS encoding sodium:solute symporter family transporter, whose protein sequence is MIEIAVIAGYLLLLVTIGFVLQRLNSDVSDYFRSGCRAKWWMVGSSAFMTAFSAWTFTGGAGAAYTAGLSVTVIFFANVLGFLIQAAFLAGWFRQLRAVTFPEVLRDRFGHLTQQFYAWITVPLQLCYAAVWLWGLATFISSVFGYDINTVILVTGLVVLVYSLFGGSWAVMATDFLQTLILMPITILVTVLCLIELGGITGLIDGIRDAGLASDYAMVNAPDRFDNEDYTWSWLFAVVVYKIINHSALEVSQKYFAVKDGREARQAALLAAVMSFVGVFIWFIPPMAAAILIPDQIEALSLKNAAEGSYALISMNLLPAGLTGVMVVAMFSATMSSMDSGLNRNAAIFTRDMYPTLSRLVGMEPAEGKALLHIGQLFSCAFGFGIIALAYYFAQSEGKGVFQVMLDIGGLLTLPMFIPMLLAIFVRHVPWWSAIFAVLAAFVPSSIAFLSGKYPEYIDWLTPYLPEFLGYMTDGNWTYAQKIFTNTLVGSTAFFITMPFWHGSTDEYRQRADAFYKKMHTPVNFEEEVGEANDDHQRLVVGVFAVVMGSFICLLLLLPNDIKGRLGILFVGGFVLTAGIFLLRSAQRAATAEEPLAPFRGEDNP, encoded by the coding sequence ATGATCGAGATCGCCGTTATCGCGGGTTACCTCCTGCTGCTCGTCACCATCGGTTTTGTCCTCCAGCGGCTCAACAGCGACGTCAGCGACTACTTCCGAAGCGGCTGCCGCGCCAAGTGGTGGATGGTCGGCTCCAGCGCCTTCATGACCGCCTTCTCCGCGTGGACCTTCACCGGCGGCGCCGGCGCCGCCTACACCGCCGGACTCTCCGTCACCGTCATCTTCTTCGCCAACGTCCTCGGCTTCCTCATCCAGGCCGCCTTCCTCGCCGGCTGGTTCCGACAACTCCGCGCCGTCACCTTCCCCGAAGTCCTCCGCGACCGCTTCGGGCACCTCACCCAGCAGTTCTACGCATGGATCACCGTCCCCCTCCAGCTCTGCTACGCCGCCGTCTGGCTCTGGGGCCTCGCCACCTTCATCTCTTCGGTCTTCGGCTACGACATCAACACCGTCATCCTCGTCACCGGGCTAGTCGTCCTCGTCTACTCGCTCTTCGGCGGGAGCTGGGCCGTCATGGCCACCGACTTCCTCCAGACCCTCATCCTGATGCCGATCACCATCCTCGTCACCGTGCTCTGCCTCATCGAGCTCGGCGGCATCACCGGACTCATCGACGGCATCCGCGATGCGGGACTCGCCTCCGACTACGCCATGGTCAACGCACCCGACCGATTCGACAACGAAGACTACACGTGGTCATGGCTGTTTGCCGTCGTCGTCTACAAGATCATCAACCACTCCGCCCTTGAAGTCTCCCAGAAGTACTTCGCCGTCAAGGACGGTCGCGAGGCACGGCAGGCCGCGCTCCTCGCCGCCGTCATGTCATTCGTCGGCGTCTTTATCTGGTTCATCCCGCCCATGGCCGCCGCCATCCTCATCCCCGACCAGATCGAAGCCCTCTCGCTCAAGAACGCCGCCGAGGGCTCCTACGCCCTCATCAGCATGAACCTCCTCCCCGCGGGCCTCACCGGCGTCATGGTCGTCGCCATGTTCTCCGCCACCATGAGCTCCATGGACTCCGGCCTCAACCGCAACGCCGCCATCTTCACCCGCGACATGTACCCCACCCTCAGCCGACTCGTCGGCATGGAGCCCGCCGAGGGCAAGGCCCTCCTCCACATCGGGCAGCTCTTTTCCTGCGCCTTCGGCTTCGGCATCATCGCCCTCGCCTACTACTTCGCCCAGTCCGAGGGCAAGGGCGTCTTCCAGGTCATGCTCGACATCGGCGGCCTCCTCACCCTCCCGATGTTCATCCCGATGCTGCTGGCCATCTTCGTCCGCCACGTCCCGTGGTGGTCCGCCATCTTCGCCGTCCTCGCCGCCTTCGTGCCCTCCTCCATCGCCTTCCTCTCCGGCAAGTACCCCGAGTACATCGACTGGCTCACGCCCTACCTGCCCGAGTTCCTCGGCTACATGACCGACGGCAACTGGACCTACGCCCAGAAGATCTTCACCAACACCCTCGTCGGCTCCACCGCCTTCTTCATCACCATGCCCTTCTGGCACGGGTCGACCGATGAATACCGCCAGCGTGCCGACGCCTTCTACAAGAAGATGCACACGCCCGTGAACTTCGAGGAAGAGGTCGGCGAGGCCAACGACGACCACCAGCGACTCGTCGTTGGCGTCTTCGCCGTCGTCATGGGCTCCTTCATCTGCCTGCTGCTCCTGCTGCCCAACGACATCAAGGGGCGACTCGGCATCCTCTTCGTCGGCGGCTTCGTCCTCACCGCAGGCATCTTCCTGCTCCGCTCCGCACAACGCGCAGCAACCGCTGAGGAACCCCTAGCGCCCTTCAGGGGAGAAGACAACCCATGA